The Vicia villosa cultivar HV-30 ecotype Madison, WI unplaced genomic scaffold, Vvil1.0 ctg.002494F_1_1, whole genome shotgun sequence genome includes a window with the following:
- the LOC131638960 gene encoding protein FAR1-RELATED SEQUENCE 6-like — protein sequence MINAVDVRQQFTNDRSFGSREQFLDWVRNEASKLGFRIVILRSDNGNSRRKAFVVLNCERGGSYVQSNWVLKHEDTGSRKCGCPFKLRATRRVDDLWRLSVICGVHNHALDAKLHGYPMACRLSHEEKIVISDLSIVKVAPRNILADLNRKKPDNVSNIKQVYNERHNLKVLKMGPRSEMQQLLKILGDNKYVSSFRTSEDKVTVRDIFWTHPESIKLFNTSPTVLVMDSTYKTNKYRLPLLEIVGVTSTNKTYSIGFAFLECEKEENFTWALGICKSLLVDQKVMPNVIVTDRDNALMNAVDTVFPTSTVLLCRYRITCNVRSKLKPAVGTKDRPDENGKVIKAGVVVDRIMAAWREILNAYSEEVYTEKLVHLRSLCGSIKTFCHYVDSTILDKVKEKVVCAWKNRVRHLGCPTTNRVKSAHAVLKRWLGDSKGDLCRGWDTVNQMLQNQHNGIQTSFGRSKTVMEHRYKGQILYSQLISNISHRVWIFCFMKRSGRRPRGRIVLYVGAPLERHTAFHVLVYFQKRRS from the coding sequence atgatcaatgcggttgatgtacgacaacaatttacaaatgatcggagcttcggtagtcgtgaACAATTTCTTGATTGGGTTcgtaacgaagctagtaaacttggatttagaattgttattttaaggtccgacaatggaaatagtaggcgaaaagctttcgttgttttgaattgcgaacggggtgggagttatgtacaatcaaactgggtgctaaaacacgaagacacgggatcgagaaagtgcgggtgtccgtttaagttgcgtgctactcggagggttgatgatttgtggcgtttaagcgtcatttgtggagttcataatcatgccttggatgccaagttacacgggtatccaatggcgtgtcgtttgtctcATGAAGAGAAGATTGTGATTTCGGATTTATCGATAgttaaagtggcgcctcgcaacatacttgccgatttgaatcGGAAAAAACCGGAtaacgtttcaaatatcaagcaagtttacaatgaacgacacaatctcaaagttttgaaaatgggccctcggtcggaaatgcaacaacttttgaaaatattaggcgataacaaatatgtgtcaagcttccgaacgtccgaggataaagttacggtgcgtgatattttttggactcatcctgaaagtatcaaattattcaacacatctCCAACCGTTCTAGttatggattcgacgtacaagacaaacaaatataggcttcctcttctagagatagtcggtgtgacctcgacgaaCAAGACTTATTCgatcgggtttgcttttttggagtgtgaaaaagaagaaaactttacatgggctttgggaatatgcaagtctttgttagttgatcaaaaggttatgccaaacgtcattgtcaccgaccgggacaatgctttaatgaatgcggtcgataccgtcttcccgacatctaccgtgttactttgccggtatcgcataacttgcaacgtgagaagtaagttgaaacccgcggttgggacaaaagataggccggatgaaaacggtaaagttatcaaagccggtgttgtggttgataggataatggcggcatggagggaaattttaaatgcatactccgaagaggtgtataccgagaaattggtacacttaaggtctttgtgtggttccattaagactttttgtcattacgtcgactccaccattcttgacaaagtcaagGAAAAAGTCGTGTGTGCTTGGaaaaatcgagttagacatcttggttgccccacgactaaccgagttaaatccgcacatgcggttttgaagaggtggttgggtgatagcaagggagatttgtgtcggggatgggacaccgtgaaccaaatgctccaaaatcaacacaatggaattcaaacatcgttcggtcggagcaagacggttatggaacaccggtataagggccaaattctatacTCCCAATTGATTTCCAACATATCCCATCGGGTTtggattttttgtttcatgaagcgaagcggtcggagaccacggggccggatagttctttatgtgggtgcaccattagaaagacatacggccttccatgtgcttgtatactttcaaaaaagaagaagttga